From Streptomyces sp. SCSIO 75703:
TGGACGGACTCGACCTTGTCCTTGCCGGTGAAGCCCTTGACGTCGATGTAGGGCACGTCCTCGATGGCCTGCACCCGGCCGGACTTGAGCGCGCTGACGCGTGCCGAGGGGTCGGAGATCAGGCGCCAGACCATCCGCTTGGCCTTGGCGGGGTGCGGGCCGTTGTACTTGTCGTACGCCTCCATGACGATCTTGTCCTCGCGGACCGCCGAGACGAACCGGTAGGGGCCCGAGCCGACCGGACGGGAGTCGAAGGACTTGGCGTCCGCGCCGGCGATCTTCTTCGGCACGATCCGGACCACCGAGACGCGCGACGGGAAGAGCGCGAAGGCGTACTTCAGCTTGAACTCGACCGTCGAGGCGTCGACGGCGGTGACCTGGTCGACGAACGGCACGAACTGCGCCATCAGCGAGGCGTTCTTCTCGTCCAGGACGCGCTCGAAGCTGAACACCACGTCGTCCGCGGTGACCGGAGAGCCGTCGTGGAAGGTCGCGCCCGGGCGCAGGGTGGCCCGGTAGGTGGTCGCGTTGATCTTCTTGGGCATCTCGGTGGCCAGCGCGGGGCGTGCCACGAGCGTGGCCGGGTCGAGGTCGACCAGTCCCTCGAAGATGTGCATGTTGGCCGCGTACGGGGTGGCACCCGAGGTGATCATCGGGTCGAAGCCCGTGGACAGCGGGTAGGAGATGCCCGCCTCGATGGTGTCGCCGCCGCCGCCCGAGTCGCCGGTACCGTCTCCGCTGGAGGCCGGGCCCCCGCAGGCCGTGAGGCCCGTGGTGACCGCGGTCGCCACACCGATGGCACTCGTGTATCTCATGAAGGTGCGGCGATCGACGCCGGCTGCACTGCGCGCGGACAAGGAGTCCTCCAGGCGGGAGATGAC
This genomic window contains:
- a CDS encoding ABC transporter substrate-binding protein, yielding MRYTSAIGVATAVTTGLTACGGPASSGDGTGDSGGGGDTIEAGISYPLSTGFDPMITSGATPYAANMHIFEGLVDLDPATLVARPALATEMPKKINATTYRATLRPGATFHDGSPVTADDVVFSFERVLDEKNASLMAQFVPFVDQVTAVDASTVEFKLKYAFALFPSRVSVVRIVPKKIAGADAKSFDSRPVGSGPYRFVSAVREDKIVMEAYDKYNGPHPAKAKRMVWRLISDPSARVSALKSGRVQAIEDVPYIDVKGFTGKDKVESVQSFGLLFLMFNCADARFRDKRVRQALHYALDTEKIISTALLGNAEAATGYVPATHPDHHQAATVYTHDPARARKLLAEAGADRLSFTLMLTDNGWVKDIAPLIKESWAAVGVEAKLDIQQSAAQYAKIDKGDFHALAAPGDPSVFGNDADLLLRWFYYGFWPENRYGWAGSAAYRQTKSLLDKAAAEPDETKRKELWGRVTDLVADEAALYPVLHRKLPTAWREGTLTGFRPLPTTGLSFVDVGRA